One region of Chaetodon auriga isolate fChaAug3 chromosome 5, fChaAug3.hap1, whole genome shotgun sequence genomic DNA includes:
- the ela3l gene encoding elastase 3 like isoform X2, which translates to MCVTAFRAGVACGGKFKRECVSCCPSAEASINMIPIVLASVLIASALGCGVPAIQPLTTRVVNGVDARPFSWPWQISLQYNRDGEWRHTCGGSLIAANWVLTAAHCINSALSYRVYVGKYNLVEEEAGSEAILPEKIVVHEKWNPIFVAFGNDIALIKLSEPVTLSSHVQLGCIPPAGTVLPNLYPCYITGWGRLYTGGPIADKLQQALMPVADHATCSQPDWWGIALRTSMVCAGGDGIVAGCNGDSGGPLNCQNAAGAWEVHGIASFVSGLGCNYEKKPTVFTRVSAFNDWISQAMMNN; encoded by the exons ATGTGTGTTACGGCATTCAGAGCGGGTGTAGCCTGTGGTGGAAAGTTtaaaagagagtgtgtgtcctGTTGTCCCTCAGCAGAAGCATCAATCAACATGATCCCCATTGTGCTGGCCTCAGTGCTCATTGCTAGCG CCCTCGGGTGCGGAGTCCCAGCCATTCAGCCCCTGACCACCCGTGTGGTCAACGGAGTAGATGCCAGGCCCTTCAGCTGGCCTTGGCAG ATCTCTCTGCAGTATAACCGGGACGGTGAATGGAGACACACTTGTGGAGGATCTCTGATTGCTGCCAACTGGGTCTtgactgctgctcactgcatcAA ctcCGCATTGTCCTACAGGGTGTATGTGGGCAAATACAACCTGGTGGAGGAAGAGGCTGGCTCCGAGGCCATCCTGCCTGAGAAGATTGTTGTTCATGAGAAATGGAATCCCATCTTTGTGGCCTTCGG TAACGACATCGCCCTGATCAAGCTGTCAGAGCCTGTGACTTTGAGCAGCCATGTGCAGTTGGGATGCATTCCTCCTGCTGGCACTGTGCTGCCCAACCTCTACCCCTGCTACATCACTGGATGGGGCAGGCTGTACA ccGGGGGCCCCATTGCTGATAAGCTGCAGCAGGCTTTGATGCCTGTGGCTGACCATGCCACCTGCTCCCAGCCTGACTGGTGGGGTATCGCTCTCAGGACCTCCATGGTGTGTGCGGGTGGGGATGGAATCGTGGCTGGATGCAAC ggTGACTCTGGCGGCCCTCTGAACTGTCAGAACGCTGCAGGTGCCTGGGAGGTCCACGGCATCGCCAGCTTCGTCTCCGGCCTCGGCTGCAACTATGAGAAGAAACCCACCGTCTTCACCAGAGTCTCCGCTTTCAACGACTGGATCAGCCAG GCTATGATGAACAACTAA